The Anaerotignum propionicum DSM 1682 sequence GAAATATCTGGGAAAAAAGGGTGAATTAACTGCCATTTTAAAAGAAATGGGCAAGCTTTCTGCGGAAGAACGTCCCATTATTGGTCAGCTGGCCAATGAAGTAAGACAGGACATTGAAAATAAATTGGAGGAAGCAAAAAAACGTCTGGAAGCGGCTGAAATTTCTAAACGTTTGGAAACCGAAAAAATTGACGTTACCATGCCTGGTAAACCACAACCCAGTGGACATAAGCATCCTATGAGCATTGTAATCGATGAAATTTCAAATATTTTCATGGGTATGGGCTATGAAGTGATTGAAGGCCCAGAGGTAGAACAAGAGTATTATAACTTTGAAGCTTTGAACATTCCTGCAAACCATCCCGCAAGAGATGAACAGGATACCTTCTACATTGGCAATGGCATTTTATTGAGAACACAAACCTCTCCTATTCAGGTTCGTACCATGGAAAAGGGCAAAATGCCTATTCGTATGATTTCCCCCGGTACGGTTTATCGTTCTGATGAGGTGGATGCAACCCATTCTCCTGTGTTCCACCAGTTAGAAGGCCTTGTAATTGATAAAAATATTACCATGGGCGACTTAAAGGGCGCTTTGGCGGTATTTGCGAAAGAATTATTTGGCGAAGACACAAAAGTACGTTTCCGTCCTCATCATTTCCCATTCACAGAACCCAGTGCAGAAATGGATGTAACTTGCTTTGCTTGTGGTGGTGAAGGCTGTCGTGTTTGTAAGGGAGAAGGCTATATCGAGCTTTTAGGCTGTGGTATGGTGCATCCTAAGGTCTTGAAAATGAGCGGAATTGATCCCGACGAATACAGCGGTTTTGCTTTCGGTATGGGCCTTGAGCGTGTTGCAATGCAGCGCTATGGCATTACCGATATGAGACTACTATTTGAAAACGACGTGAAATTCTTGAAACAATTCTAAGGGAAACCAAAAGCTTTTATTTGAAAGGAGAGTTATTATCATGGATTTACCGATGTCATGGTTAAAAGAGTATGCCGATGTAAACGTAGGCATTAAAGAATATGTAGAAGATATTACAATGAGCGGCTCTAAGGTGGAGGGTTACACCACTTTAGCGGGAGAAATTAAAAATGTTGTTTCCGGGTATATCAAAGCCATTGAAAAGCACCCTGATGCAGATAAACTTCAGATTTGTACCATTGATGCTGGGCAAGGTAAGGATTTGACCATTGTAACAGGAGCACAAAATATCAAAGTTGGGGACTATGTGCCCGTTGCTTTAGATGGTTCTGTGATTACTGGAGGAAAAGAAATCAAAACAGGGGCTTTGCGTGGTGTTGAATCTCAAGGTATGCTTTGTTCTGTAGAGGAATTGGGCTGTGACCGTCATGATTTCCCCGAAGCACCTGAGAATGGTATCTATATTTTCCCCGAAGCTGTTGAATTGGGCAAAGATGTCGTAGAATTGTTAGACATTAAAGATGTGGTAGTGGAATTTGAAATCACTTCCAACCGTCCCGATTGCTTTAGCATTTTAGGTTTGGCAAGGGAGACTGCCGCAACCTATAAAGGTGAATTCAGATACCCTGAAATCACAGTAAAAGAAGAGGGGACAGGTAAAATTGAAGAAATGATTTCCGTTGAAATCAAAAACCCTGA is a genomic window containing:
- the pheS gene encoding phenylalanine--tRNA ligase subunit alpha, with translation MKDMLKLIHDKAIAAFHEATEMKDIEDMKVKYLGKKGELTAILKEMGKLSAEERPIIGQLANEVRQDIENKLEEAKKRLEAAEISKRLETEKIDVTMPGKPQPSGHKHPMSIVIDEISNIFMGMGYEVIEGPEVEQEYYNFEALNIPANHPARDEQDTFYIGNGILLRTQTSPIQVRTMEKGKMPIRMISPGTVYRSDEVDATHSPVFHQLEGLVIDKNITMGDLKGALAVFAKELFGEDTKVRFRPHHFPFTEPSAEMDVTCFACGGEGCRVCKGEGYIELLGCGMVHPKVLKMSGIDPDEYSGFAFGMGLERVAMQRYGITDMRLLFENDVKFLKQF